The sequence TTTTTATATCCACAAAACTTAATATCACCACCATCTTGAGTAACTGCAGGCCTAATATAATTTTCTATTAACTCTTTTATCTTATTTACAACCTCCGTATCATTTTCATCAAAAAATCCTTCTTTTGAAATATTATTATCCATCTTCTCATTATCAAGAATTTTTTCACCCGAAATAAGATAATCGGTAATTGTAATTAAAACCTTTGTTTTTAACACGTCCCAACTAATATTATCCGACTTCGTAATCGAAATAAAATCATAACCGAAAAATACTCCCACCACATGCTCTATTCGAAGTAAATTCGCAGCTAATTTAGATTCTTTTATTTTATCTTCATCGTCTGTATTAAAAAAATCAACTGTTTCTCCTTCGTTTAAAATTGTAAAGCCAGGAAAAAACTTTAGTGTATTCGGATTTGGTGTTTTTTCTATTTGCATGAACATACCACTTTTATAAAACAACTACAATTTACTATTGAATTATTAAATCACAAAACAGTAAAAATACTAAAACATAAAATACATATCACTTTATTCTCCATACCTGAACTTATTTATTAATATTACTACTAAAGATAAAATAACAAATAACACAATTTAATTGCAAATAAATTTTACCCGCAAATACTAACTAAGTGTAACTCAAATTAATTAAAAAGCTTTATCAATGGCTCTCTAAGTATAATTTTTAGCACCAACCCACAAATTAGAGAACACTATATTACCTGTCATCTAAACGTTTAAATTAGAAAGAAGATTTTCTAATCTCCTTATTTTCATCTTCATTTCTTATAATTCTTTTTCCATCTAATATACCTTTGATTTCGTCTCCTGTTAATGTCTCAAATTCCAGAAGATTTTCAGCAATAAGTTCTAGATCTTTTCGATGCTCAATAAGAATATCTTTTGCTTTCTCGTAACATGAAGATATAACTCGCTTTACTTCTTCATCTATAAGTCTTAAAGTATCCTCAGAAATTATATCACAACTGTGAGCATTTTGCTCACGACTATGATATACTAATCCTATTTTATCACTCATTCCCCATTTTGTCACCATAGCACGTGATAAATCAGATGCTTGTTTTATATCTGAAGATGCGCCATTTGTAATTTTATCAAAACCAAAAATTAGCTCCTCTGCTACTCTCCCCCCCATAGCAACAGTTATATCTGCTATCATTTTTTCTCTCGCGTGAGATACTCTATCTGTTTCTGGTAATCTCATAACCAAACCAAGAGCTCTACCTCTTGGAATAATAGTTGCCTTATGTATAGGATCAGAAGCAGGCATATTAACTGCAACTATTGCATGACCAGCCTCATGATAAGCAGTTAATTTTTTTTCTTTCTCTGTCATAATTAAAGAACGCCTTTCCATACCCATCATCACTTTATCACGTGCATACTCAAAATCATCCATAGTAACAATTTTTTTATTCCTTCTCGCGGCAATAAGCGCAGATTCGTTTACTAAATTTGCTAAATCAGCGCCTGAAAAACCAGGCGTGCTTCTTGCAACTGTTTTTATATTCACGTCTGGTGCTATTGATATTTTTTTTATATGAGTATTCAATATTTTTTCACGTCCGTTTATATCAGGCAAAGAAATAGTTATCTGACGATCAAAACGACCAGGTCTCAGTAATGCTGGATCTAAAACATCAGGACGATTAGTTGCAGCCACTATTATTACACCTTCATTAGGCTCAAACCCATCCATTTCAACTAATAATTGATTCAATGTTTGCTCTCTCTCATCATTACCACCACCAAGACCAATACCGCGATGTCTACCAACTGCATCTATTTCATCTATAAAAATTATACAAGGAGCGTGTTTTTTACCTTGATCAAACATATCACGCACACGACTTGCACCAACACCAACAAACATCTCAACGAAATCAGACCCAGAGATACTAAAAAATGGCACATTAGCCTCACCAGCAATAGCACGAGCAAGTAAAGTTTTACCAGTTCCAGGAGAGCCAATTAAAAGACACCCTTTTGGTATTTTTCCTCCTAATACCTGAAACTTTTGCCTCTGTTTAAGAAAATCAACAATCTCAACTAATTCCTCTTTCGCTTCATCGATTCCGGCAACATCATCAAATGTAACCTTTTTGCCATTAGTCATAAGCCTAGCTTTCGACTTACCAAAACTTATAGTTCTATTTCCTCCTGCTTGTGTTTGTTTTAAAAGAAATAATAATAATCCAATAAAAATAAATGTTGGAATCCATTGAATAAGTAATCCACCAATAATACTCATTGCAGAATCTCCAGTTGAAAATGAAAACTTCACTTTCCTATCATGTAAACTTTTTATTAAATCACTATATATAACACCACTAGAATTAAAACTTGATCCATCTCTAAATTTGCCTTCAATATTCTGATTTCTTATAGCAATACTTTCTATATCACCATCTTCTAATCTAATTAAAAATTCTGAAAAAGGTATAGTCATCTTACCTTTCCCTATATTTCCACTGAATTGTATATAAGCAATAGAAATAAGCACAACTATTACTAACCAAATCAGCAAGCCTTCTAAAAATCTCTTCATTGTTTTATTTAGACTTAAATACCAATCAAGTTTACCAGATTTTGTTTTACTATGCTATTAGTAATACATTGAAACTTACCATCATAGATACCTTTCTTATCATAATTTATATGAAAATAAGCCAACAATTTTTTGTCTTTCAATACTACTGGCAAAGAATAAAAAACCTCAGAACAACAATCATAACTCTTTAAAAAACTAGGAACCTTATATATTTTTTTTAACGGAGAAATAGTTACTAAACATTCTTGATCGCTAAATATCACACAGTTAAATCTATTGTCCCACTCAAATGAATCAGTTAATGGTAAATTAACAGACATTTCCACTATTTTTGACGGTTCTCTAATTATCAATATATTTTCTTTATACTTCCTAATTTTACATCCAAAAAGTGTACAATGAAAACTATCTTTCCCTTGTATCTTACTAAAGATTGTAATAATATTACTATATCTTGGCTTATAATACCTACCACTAATTACCATTATAGAATAAAGTAAAAGTCTTAAAGCTATCTCTTCAGGAAACTCATAAAATTCACTTAACTTAATTTCAATATACCCAAGATCATGTATATTAACACACTTATCAAACGCAAGACGCGTGTAATACATCAAAGCTCTTGCAGCTCTTTTTATATGAAGAGCTGCAAGACATATTCTTTCTACTAATTTTTTTTGATTATTGCTTATTTTAAGTAAATTACGATATAACGTACGCCTATATTTTATATTAAAATTACTACTATCTTCAATCCATCTCAACTGGTAGAAATTTACATATTTTTCTATTTCACTACGACTAAAACTCAATAAAGGTCTCACTATATAGATCCCATTCAAAAAAAATCTGCAATCCATAGATGACAATCCATCTATACCACTACCACGCTCAAGTCTAAGTAAAAATGTTTCTGCTTGATCATCTTTATGATGAGCAACAAACAAATTCTTAATATCATTACTTTTACACCATCCTGCTAACAAGCCATAGCGCGCTTTTCGTGCTTGTGAATGAACATTACCAATAACACCATCTTTCCTCTCCCAATCCAATATAAAACATCTCTCCACACCAAGTTCTTTTGCATAGCGTATAGTAAATTCAGCCTCATCCTTAGATTCTGGACGCAATGCATGATTTACTGTTAACACTACAGGAAGAGGAATATTGTTCTTCTTTGTCCAACTAATCATTAGATGTAATAAAGCTATACTATCTATACCACCAGACACCGCAATTGCAGCTTTATTATTTATCACAAAATAACCTTTAACTATGTTGTGAAACAACAACTCTAGCTCCACTACGTCGTGTCCCATTCGTGCAAATTTTTCTTTAGACAATTCCAACTATATTATAAAAACTATATACAAAAACGAACAACATTATCGGATTTCATTTATTTTTAAAATATAAACAGGGGGGGGAGTTACACTTTTATTAAAAACCCTCTTTTCCTTCTCTTACCCGCCTTCAATCCCATATTTTATATTTCATATTTTATATTTTTTATTGCTCACTTTTCCAATGAATACAAACTTCATTTTTACTTTCTAGAAAACAAAAACTCTACCCTACGATTTCTAGCATGTTGTTTTTCGTATTTTGAATTTTTAGAATCATCTTGAACATAAACTAAAGGCTCAGCCTCACCTCTAGAAGTAGTTTTTATTCTGTCCTCCAAATAAGAGGTACAATTAACCATAAACCTCTTAACTGCATCTGCCCTTTTCTCACCTAATACAATATTATATTCATAAGAACCACGATTATCAGTATGACCAATTACAGTAACCTCAATATTAGGATTAGTCTGCAGCACCTTCACTACATCTAATAATACGTCCACACTAGCCTCATTAATATCAAATTTATCATAATCAAAAAAAACCCTTTTTTCACCTATATGTCTAACAAAATTTATTTTATTCACTGCATCAATTCCTACTCTCTGACAAGAACTCATGCCACCCGTAAAAACTAAACAAAAACAACACATTACAATCAATCTATTCCACATCATAACCTCCATTAAACATCTACAAAACTTTTATACTTTTTGAAATAATCTTGATTATACAAACAAAGTCAAGAAAATAATAATACCCCATTATTTATTGCTAATTTTAACGAAATCATAAAATTTCAAGTCTTACTCAATTATAACTTACCATTAAAATACAAATTAAATTAAAGATTATCGAATAGTCTTATAGAAAATTTTTATGCAATCTTCATATAATTAAAAATTAATGAGAAGTTGAAATAACTTTTCAACTAAAATATTAAGCAATATTAAGCAATTAAAAATAAAATCAAGTATAAATGTAAAACTATTTATTTGTTATTTGTATACTTCTCATCAAAATTGTAATATAATACGCACGTATTATTATGTTATAATAAACCACAATACTTTCTAATATTGATAACAAATATGAAACCTCATAAATTCCTAGAGGAAATATTATATAAATTAAAAAGCATTGAAAGAATAATAGAAATATTAAACCAAAGCCAATTAAACGTAGAAGATAAAGTTGAGCAAATCAGCCTCTTGGAAGAAATTAAACATGATATTATATCTCACAACACGATACAAGAATTATTAGTGAAAACAAACACGCTTAATAATAAAAAAACTATTAGTAATCGACAATTAAGACTAATAGAAAAAATGCATAAAAGTAGCAGTGCTATTCCCATTGAATTAATAAAATCCCTATCCCGTACTAAAATTGAATGTCAGAATTTATGGAAACTATCTCAATTTGAAATTAGCAGTTTAAAAAAGCTGAAAAAACGCTTTGCCGATTTAATTAAGCTTATTCGTGAGATAGTCTCTATAAAATCACAACAACTAAAATGTTCACAATACGATTCGCTGCTTTCTGAATATGACCTTGATATTACAGAAAAAAGTATAAAAGAAATATTTCCAAAAATAGGAAAATTTTTTTGTGAAAATATAAATAAAATACTTGAAAAACAAAAAAAAGATAAAACTTACAATATACAAAAAGTTACTACTCAAAAACAAATTGAACTAGGTTCATTCTGTTTACAAAAAATGGGTATTACATTATACCACACATCTTACTACCATCCTATAGATTACGATGAATCTAACTTTTGCAGAAGTTTATTTCTACTTTTGCGAAATAGCGGCTACGAAATTTATCAAAAACATTTAATGCAAACTACTATAAAAAACCACCGTATTGTAGATCATATTATATATGAAGCCCAAGGATTGCTCATGGAGAGAGTAATTGGAACATCCAAAGAATTCATAGAATTTATCCAACCACATATAAATGAAAAATTTGCTATAAAAGGCAAATTTAGCAGTGCCGAGAACTTATATCTAATTTTCAACAAAATAAATCTTTCTTCTTTTTTAAAGGGAGCTGACGAACTTAGCCTACTTGCTCATATTATGTTAAGAACCAGATTAGAACAAAATATAATAAACAATACATTAGAAGTCAAAGATCTTCATGATGCATGGTTAGAAGGTATGAAACATTACGAAATTCCAGTAAAAGCTAAAAATGAACTAGATACTTATTTTCAAGATAAATACTGGGCAAGTGGAATTATAGGATATTTTCCTATTAAGGTTATAGCTTTAATTACTGCTATACAAATTTTTTCATTTATCAAAAATGATCATTACGAATTTTTAAATGCTATGATGGAAGGAGATTTCAGCAAACTCATTAATTGGTTATCTAAAAATATATGTAATACAAAATATAGTTTTTTAGATCTATTAAAAAAAATAACTGGTAAGAATTTAAACGTTGAGTGCTGTATCAATTATCTATCTGAGAAGTATAATTTATCTCGATGATTATTTTAAATAAAATAACCAAAAATTTTCGTAATTTTTTTGCTCTTAAGAGTTTATTTGCCAGTGATATTGCAATAGATCTCGGTACAGCAAATACTTTAGTTTACCAAAAAAACCAAGGCATAGTGCTTGATGAACCTTCAGTTGTAGCGAGAATAAAAGAAAAAGGAAACTATATACCTTATGCTTTTGGCAAAAGGGCTAAAATGATGCTTGGGAAAACACCAGGAGAAATAAAAGCAATAAGACCACTAAAAGATGGAGTCATCGCTGATTTTAAAAGCGCAGAAGAAATGTTAAAATATTTTATATATAGTGCAAATACAAAACTCACTATTAATAAACCTAATATTATAATATGTGTTCCATCTGGATCTACTCCAGTTGAAAGACGTGCAATACAGGACGCAGCAGAAAGTGCTGGCGCAAACGAAGTATTTTTAATTGAAGAGCCAATGGCAGCTGCAATTGGCGCTGGGCTTCCCGTTACTGAGCCAGAAGGCTCAATGGTTGTTGATATAGGTGGTGGTACAACAGAAGTTGCAATTATTTCTTTGGGAGGAATTGTTTATTCACGATCTGCCAGAATAGGCGGTGATATTATGGATGAAGAAATAAGATCATATATTCGCGAAAATCATAAATTATTAATCGGTGAAACAACAGCTGAAAAAATAAAAAAAAACATAGGTTCTGCTATTTTACCAAATGAAAACGA comes from Wolbachia endosymbiont of Menacanthus eurysternus and encodes:
- a CDS encoding NifU family protein, which translates into the protein MFMQIEKTPNPNTLKFFPGFTILNEGETVDFFNTDDEDKIKESKLAANLLRIEHVVGVFFGYDFISITKSDNISWDVLKTKVLITITDYLISGEKILDNEKMDNNISKEGFFDENDTEVVNKIKELIENYIRPAVTQDGGDIKFCGYKNGIVYVKLQGACSGCPSAAVTLKHGVQNMLCYHISEVLGVETMHDYND
- the ftsH gene encoding ATP-dependent zinc metalloprotease FtsH codes for the protein MKRFLEGLLIWLVIVVLISIAYIQFSGNIGKGKMTIPFSEFLIRLEDGDIESIAIRNQNIEGKFRDGSSFNSSGVIYSDLIKSLHDRKVKFSFSTGDSAMSIIGGLLIQWIPTFIFIGLLLFLLKQTQAGGNRTISFGKSKARLMTNGKKVTFDDVAGIDEAKEELVEIVDFLKQRQKFQVLGGKIPKGCLLIGSPGTGKTLLARAIAGEANVPFFSISGSDFVEMFVGVGASRVRDMFDQGKKHAPCIIFIDEIDAVGRHRGIGLGGGNDEREQTLNQLLVEMDGFEPNEGVIIVAATNRPDVLDPALLRPGRFDRQITISLPDINGREKILNTHIKKISIAPDVNIKTVARSTPGFSGADLANLVNESALIAARRNKKIVTMDDFEYARDKVMMGMERRSLIMTEKEKKLTAYHEAGHAIVAVNMPASDPIHKATIIPRGRALGLVMRLPETDRVSHAREKMIADITVAMGGRVAEELIFGFDKITNGASSDIKQASDLSRAMVTKWGMSDKIGLVYHSREQNAHSCDIISEDTLRLIDEEVKRVISSCYEKAKDILIEHRKDLELIAENLLEFETLTGDEIKGILDGKRIIRNEDENKEIRKSSF
- the tilS gene encoding tRNA lysidine(34) synthetase TilS produces the protein MELELLFHNIVKGYFVINNKAAIAVSGGIDSIALLHLMISWTKKNNIPLPVVLTVNHALRPESKDEAEFTIRYAKELGVERCFILDWERKDGVIGNVHSQARKARYGLLAGWCKSNDIKNLFVAHHKDDQAETFLLRLERGSGIDGLSSMDCRFFLNGIYIVRPLLSFSRSEIEKYVNFYQLRWIEDSSNFNIKYRRTLYRNLLKISNNQKKLVERICLAALHIKRAARALMYYTRLAFDKCVNIHDLGYIEIKLSEFYEFPEEIALRLLLYSIMVISGRYYKPRYSNIITIFSKIQGKDSFHCTLFGCKIRKYKENILIIREPSKIVEMSVNLPLTDSFEWDNRFNCVIFSDQECLVTISPLKKIYKVPSFLKSYDCCSEVFYSLPVVLKDKKLLAYFHINYDKKGIYDGKFQCITNSIVKQNLVNLIGI
- a CDS encoding OmpA family protein, which produces MEVMMWNRLIVMCCFCLVFTGGMSSCQRVGIDAVNKINFVRHIGEKRVFFDYDKFDINEASVDVLLDVVKVLQTNPNIEVTVIGHTDNRGSYEYNIVLGEKRADAVKRFMVNCTSYLEDRIKTTSRGEAEPLVYVQDDSKNSKYEKQHARNRRVEFLFSRK
- a CDS encoding carboxypeptidase → MKPHKFLEEILYKLKSIERIIEILNQSQLNVEDKVEQISLLEEIKHDIISHNTIQELLVKTNTLNNKKTISNRQLRLIEKMHKSSSAIPIELIKSLSRTKIECQNLWKLSQFEISSLKKLKKRFADLIKLIREIVSIKSQQLKCSQYDSLLSEYDLDITEKSIKEIFPKIGKFFCENINKILEKQKKDKTYNIQKVTTQKQIELGSFCLQKMGITLYHTSYYHPIDYDESNFCRSLFLLLRNSGYEIYQKHLMQTTIKNHRIVDHIIYEAQGLLMERVIGTSKEFIEFIQPHINEKFAIKGKFSSAENLYLIFNKINLSSFLKGADELSLLAHIMLRTRLEQNIINNTLEVKDLHDAWLEGMKHYEIPVKAKNELDTYFQDKYWASGIIGYFPIKVIALITAIQIFSFIKNDHYEFLNAMMEGDFSKLINWLSKNICNTKYSFLDLLKKITGKNLNVECCINYLSEKYNLSR
- a CDS encoding rod shape-determining protein; the encoded protein is MIILNKITKNFRNFFALKSLFASDIAIDLGTANTLVYQKNQGIVLDEPSVVARIKEKGNYIPYAFGKRAKMMLGKTPGEIKAIRPLKDGVIADFKSAEEMLKYFIYSANTKLTINKPNIIICVPSGSTPVERRAIQDAAESAGANEVFLIEEPMAAAIGAGLPVTEPEGSMVVDIGGGTTEVAIISLGGIVYSRSARIGGDIMDEEIRSYIRENHKLLIGETTAEKIKKNIGSAILPNENDKKEMVVKGRDIVSGMPKEILLSEYQVAESLIEPVHQIISAIKTALESTPPELSSDIADKGIVLSGGGGLLRNLSKVINETTKLPVRVADNTLCCVALGSGKVLEDMDYFSHVLFKQE